Proteins encoded together in one Lathyrus oleraceus cultivar Zhongwan6 chromosome 5, CAAS_Psat_ZW6_1.0, whole genome shotgun sequence window:
- the LOC127083370 gene encoding transcription factor MYB14 encodes MVRSPCCDKTGLRKGTWTPEEDKKLIAYVTRYGCWNWRQLPRFAGLERCGKSCRLRWLNYLRPNIKRGNFTQQEEDTIITLHQQLGNRWIVIAANLPGRTDNEIKNHWHTNLKKRFMKINKPDTDNNNGTGNSKDINSDNPTMEEQNKHEGVLESNNGPNVTTPLSSTPSSSETMDTPTSTEISYEKYLLDELPLMDSYMDVLNDNFWTEPYIIDNSYVPPSEEATLLPVWFEHEYFSPVYDEQFWSHGE; translated from the exons ATGGTGAGAAGCCCTTGTTGTGACAAAACTGGATTGAGAAAAGGGACCTGGACTCCTGAAGAAGACAAGAAGTTAATTGCTTATGTAACTAGATATGGCTGTTGGAATTGGCGACAACTACCTAGATTTGCAG GTCTTGAAAGGTGTGGGAAAAGTTGTAGACTAAGATGGTTGAACTATCTAAGACCAAATATCAAAAGAGGAAACTTTACTCAACAAGAGGAAGATACTATCATAACACTTCATCAACAACTTGGTAATAG ATGGATTGTGATTGCTGCAAATTTACCTGGAAGAACAGACAACGAGATAAAGAATCATTGGCACACAAACTTGAAAAAGCGTTTTATGAAAATTAATAAACCAGACACCGACAATAATAATGGAACAGGAAACTCCAAAGACATAAATTCAGATAACCCTACAATGGAAGAACAAAACAAACATGAAGGAGTGTTAGAGAGCAATAATGGCCCCAATGTTACAACTCCATTGTCTTCAACCCCATCTTCAAGTGAAACAATGGATACTCCAACAAGTACGGAAATATCATATGAAAAATATCTTCTTGATGAGCTTCCTTTAATGGATTCATACATGGATGTTTTGAATGATAATTTTTGGACAGAACCATATATCATAGACAATTCATATGTCCCTCCAAGTGAAGAAGCTACATTATTACCTGTCTGGTTTGAACATGAATACTTCAGTCCTGTGTATGATGAACAGTTTTGGAGCCATGGAGAATAA